A portion of the Amia ocellicauda isolate fAmiCal2 chromosome 22, fAmiCal2.hap1, whole genome shotgun sequence genome contains these proteins:
- the cist1 gene encoding putative LOC729966 homolog isoform X1, with amino-acid sequence MARPACSLLCLAAFFTLTLSQENVTLTSTPTTITSATDKASTTVTSNSQPNSTVTSVTTTAPPTSTTLKTPPDTVSTITANMTLTTQMETPFNSSSTVTTPVNTSSTVKPSTFTTPVNTSSTVKPSTTFTSHLSSTLNFTTSHPNTTNTGTTANTTESTLSTLTTSFNSTITTRPPDFGSIKDLERKPGLVAVLCIFFVVLGLVVVVVFVKAFKSRKPHFEKLEDVPMGSMNEGSPFAQYPPK; translated from the exons AGAATGTCACACTGACGTCTACGCCAACTACTATCACATCCGCCACTGACAAAGCCTCCACAACTGTAACTTCTAATTCACAACCTAACTCGACGGTTACGAGTGTTACCACGACAGCCCCTCCTACGTCTACCACCCTGAAAACGCCACCGGACACTGTCTCTACTATTACTGCCAACATGACGCTCACCACCCAAATGGAAACGCCATTCAATTCCTCATCTACAGTCACAACGCCGGTCAATACCTCATCTACAGTAAAGCCCTCAACATTCACAACGCCAGTCAATACCTCATCTACAGTAAAGCCCTCAACAACTTTCACGTCACACCTGTCTTCGACCTTAAATTTCACCACCAGTCACCCGAATACGACCAACACGGGCACAACCGCTAATACCACGGAGTCCACACTCTCAACTTTGACTACAAGTTTTAACTCCACTATCACGACACGACCACCAG ATTTTGGATCCATCAAAGACCTTGAGAGAAAACCAGGGCTTGTGGCGGTGTTGTGCATCTTCTTTGTGGTCCTGGGCTTGGTGGTGGTAGTCGTCTTCGTAAAGGCCTTCAAGTCCAGGAAGCCCCATTTCGAGAAGCTGGAAGATGTACCCATG GGCAGCATGAATGAGGGATCACCTTTCGCCCAATACCCTCCGAAATGA
- the cist1 gene encoding putative LOC729966 homolog isoform X2, translating into MARPACSLLCLAAFFTLTLSQENVTLTSTPTTITSATDKASTTVTSNSQPNSTVTSVTTTAPPTSTTLKTPPDTVSTITANMTLTTQMETPFNSSSTVTTPVNTSSTVKPSTFTTPVNTSSTVKPSTTFTSHLSSTLNFTTSHPNTTNTGTTANTTESTLSTLTTSFNSTITTRPPDFGSIKDLERKPGLVAVLCIFFVVLGLVVVVVFVKAFKSRKPHFEKLEDVPMVSQPRGQHE; encoded by the exons AGAATGTCACACTGACGTCTACGCCAACTACTATCACATCCGCCACTGACAAAGCCTCCACAACTGTAACTTCTAATTCACAACCTAACTCGACGGTTACGAGTGTTACCACGACAGCCCCTCCTACGTCTACCACCCTGAAAACGCCACCGGACACTGTCTCTACTATTACTGCCAACATGACGCTCACCACCCAAATGGAAACGCCATTCAATTCCTCATCTACAGTCACAACGCCGGTCAATACCTCATCTACAGTAAAGCCCTCAACATTCACAACGCCAGTCAATACCTCATCTACAGTAAAGCCCTCAACAACTTTCACGTCACACCTGTCTTCGACCTTAAATTTCACCACCAGTCACCCGAATACGACCAACACGGGCACAACCGCTAATACCACGGAGTCCACACTCTCAACTTTGACTACAAGTTTTAACTCCACTATCACGACACGACCACCAG ATTTTGGATCCATCAAAGACCTTGAGAGAAAACCAGGGCTTGTGGCGGTGTTGTGCATCTTCTTTGTGGTCCTGGGCTTGGTGGTGGTAGTCGTCTTCGTAAAGGCCTTCAAGTCCAGGAAGCCCCATTTCGAGAAGCTGGAAGATGTACCCATGGTGAGTCAACCAAGAG GGCAGCATGAATGA